A section of the Trichomycterus rosablanca isolate fTriRos1 chromosome 6, fTriRos1.hap1, whole genome shotgun sequence genome encodes:
- the rp2 gene encoding protein XRP2 codes for MGCFFSKKSRRKSPDKDPAVRTEKEVSNRNSAAETNNTSGNQDQPKQYSWDTREKVDPKDFMLTGVKDATVGRLPGTLNGQQFVIQECENCDIYVLDHSATVTVDDCVNCRIVLGPVKGSVFFRDCKDIKCVLACQQFRTRDCKKMDVFLCCATQPIIESSTGMKFSCFQYYYPDLAFHFKDAGLSIFNNNWSNIHDFTPVSGETNWSLLPEDAVVSDYVSFPDSESEFKSIRISADRSRSIVPLTKGGRRTESEESCLFVFFAGDYATANARKLIDETTTKGFVLIQTKEVSMRPEDVTRVFKNNAEELVEWTSKGPVVALELNGDGVVEACRGIASEVFDGTKVFVSENKSSASQDIDNFFNFADMQMGM; via the exons ATGGGCTGCTTTTTCTCCAAAAAATCGAGAAGAAAATCCCCGGATAAGGACCCGGCTGTGAGGACAGAGAAGGAGGTGTCGAACAGGAACAGCGCTGCTGAAACCAACAACACCAGCGGTAACCAGGACCAGCCCAAACAATACAGCTGGGATACACGGGAGAAG GTTGATCCCAAAGACTTCATGCTGACTGGTGTGAAGGATGCCACGGTGGGCCGATTGCCAGGAACCTTGAACGGGCAGCAGTTTGTTATTCAAGAATGTGAAAACTGTGACATTTACGTGCTCGACCATTCAGCCACGGTTACCGTTGACGACTGTGTGAACTGTCGCATAGTCCTCGGCCCCGTCAAAGGCAGCGTCTTCTTTCGAGACTGCAAAGACATTAAGTGCGTTCTAGCCTGCCAGCAGTTCCGCACGAGGGACTGCAAGAAAATGGACGTCTTTTTGTGCTGTGCCACTCAGCCCATTATCGAGTCTTCGACTGGCATGAAGTTCAGCTGTTTTCAGTACTATTACCCAGACTTGGCCTTTCACTTTAAAGATGCGGGACTGAGTATATTTAATAACAACTGGAGCAATATACATGACTTTACACCAGTTTCCGGAGAAACTAACTGGAGTCTGTTGCCAGAGGATGCCGTGGTGTCGGATTATGTTTCTTTTCCTGACTCCGAGTCAGAGTTCAAGAGTATACGTATCTCTGCTGATAGGAGCCGCAGTATCGTGCCCTTGACAAAAGGTGGGAGGCGAACGGAGAGTGAGGAGTCCTGCTTGTTTGTGTTCTTTGCTGGAGATTACGCCACAGCCAATGCACGCAAGCTCATTGACGAG ACAACCACCAAAGGTTTTGTCCTTATCCAGACCAAAGAGGTCTCGATGCGTCCTGAAGATGTGACCAGAGTGTTCAAGAACAATGCAGAGGAACTTGTTGAATGGACCTCAAAAG GTCCTGTGGTGGCCCTTGAGCTAAATGGGGACGGTGTAGTGGAGGCTTGTAGAGGCATTGCTAGTGAGGTTTTCGATGGAACAAAG GTGTTCGTTTCTGAGAATAAAAGTTCAGCTTCACAGGATATTGACAACTTTTTCAACTTTGCTGACATGCAGATGGGGatgtaa